One region of Anaeromyxobacter paludicola genomic DNA includes:
- a CDS encoding nucleotide sugar dehydrogenase, whose translation MLGQLSSKIASRTATVGVVGQGYVGLPLALVFREAGFPVIGLDLDPRKIEALSRGESYIKHIGTERVAAAIASGRFQPTSDFGRLAECDAILICVPTPLGPHREPDNSAIHATARQIRERLREGQLVVLESTTYPGTTDEEVLPILRESGLECPRDFLLAFSPEREDPGRRDFTTRTIPKVVGGVNPASTEAAAALYGAALERVVPVSSARVAESAKLLENVFRSVNIALVNELKMLFGRMGIDLWEVIRAAETKPFGFMPFYPGPGLGGHCIPLDPFYLSWKAAEHGEWARFIELAGEINTRMPRFVVDRLADALNLDGKPLLGSRVLVLGLAYKANIDDDRESPSYEILELLQEHGARADYCDPYFPATRKGRKHDLGLRSVPCTPETFAGYDAILVATAHDTFKDRALYRDVPLVVDTRNLIASLPAGPGPRRLVKA comes from the coding sequence ATGCTCGGACAGCTCTCGTCGAAGATCGCTTCTCGCACCGCGACCGTCGGGGTCGTCGGGCAAGGCTACGTCGGGCTGCCCCTGGCGCTCGTGTTCCGCGAGGCCGGCTTTCCGGTGATCGGGCTCGATCTCGATCCGCGCAAGATCGAGGCCCTCTCTCGCGGGGAGTCGTACATCAAGCACATCGGGACGGAGCGGGTCGCCGCGGCGATCGCCAGCGGCCGCTTCCAGCCCACCAGCGACTTCGGCCGGCTCGCCGAGTGCGACGCCATCCTGATCTGCGTCCCGACCCCGCTCGGCCCGCACCGCGAGCCCGACAACTCCGCCATCCACGCCACGGCGCGCCAGATCCGGGAGCGGCTGCGCGAGGGGCAGCTCGTGGTGCTCGAGTCCACCACCTACCCCGGGACCACCGACGAGGAGGTGCTCCCCATCCTGCGGGAGAGCGGGCTCGAGTGCCCGCGCGACTTCCTGCTCGCCTTCTCGCCGGAGCGGGAGGACCCGGGCCGCCGCGACTTCACCACGCGCACCATCCCCAAGGTCGTCGGCGGGGTGAACCCGGCCTCCACCGAGGCGGCCGCGGCGCTCTACGGCGCGGCGCTGGAGCGCGTGGTCCCGGTCTCGAGCGCCCGCGTGGCGGAGAGCGCGAAGCTGCTGGAGAACGTGTTCCGCTCGGTGAACATCGCGCTGGTGAACGAGCTCAAGATGCTCTTCGGGCGCATGGGCATCGACCTCTGGGAGGTGATCCGGGCGGCGGAGACGAAGCCGTTCGGCTTCATGCCCTTCTACCCGGGGCCGGGGCTGGGCGGGCACTGCATCCCGCTCGATCCCTTCTACCTGTCCTGGAAGGCAGCCGAGCACGGCGAGTGGGCGCGCTTCATCGAGCTGGCCGGCGAGATCAACACCCGCATGCCGCGCTTCGTGGTGGACCGGCTGGCCGACGCGCTGAACCTCGACGGCAAGCCGCTCCTGGGGTCGCGCGTGCTCGTCCTCGGCCTCGCCTACAAGGCCAACATCGACGACGATCGCGAGTCGCCGTCCTACGAGATCCTGGAGCTCCTGCAGGAGCACGGCGCGCGGGCCGACTACTGCGACCCGTACTTCCCGGCCACGCGCAAGGGGCGCAAGCACGACCTCGGGCTCCGCTCGGTGCCCTGCACGCCCGAGACCTTCGCCGGCTACGACGCGATCCTCGTCGCGACCGCGCACGACACCTTCAAGGACCGCGCGCTCTATCGCGACGTGCCGCTGGTGGTGGACACGCGCAACCTCATCGCGTCCCTGCCGGCCGGGCCGGGGCCGCGGCGGCTCGTGAAGGCCTGA
- a CDS encoding glycosyltransferase family 4 protein → MTTRHAAAAGGRGPIVVPPPSPEPGAARAADALPLAAVRVVHVTTVPMSLSTHLAGQVSYVRGLGGEVHVIASPGPELEEFGSREHVSVHGVPMIRAITPSRDLVALWRLWRTLRRLRPEIVHSHTPKGGLLGMLAATLAGTPVRVYHIRGLPFVTSTGPRRALLRATEWISCHLAHRVLAVSGSMRGLAIAEGFCPPEKIAVPAWGSGNGVDAAGRFRPQPALVRAQARARCGLPRDALVVGFLGRLSRDKGIVELAEAWRLVRERHPDARLILVGWNEMAGVGPEVERALRGDPSVHFTGPVKDTVPLYAAMDLVALPTYREGFPNVALEAAAMGLPIIATRVPGCVDAVEDGVTGLLVEARDARGLADALERYLSDPALRARHGEAARRRALSRFSPGVIWEAVVHEYRSLLAGREGARPCAG, encoded by the coding sequence ATGACGACCCGACACGCCGCCGCCGCCGGGGGACGTGGACCCATCGTGGTCCCTCCTCCTTCGCCCGAGCCGGGCGCCGCGCGCGCTGCCGACGCGCTGCCCCTGGCGGCGGTGCGGGTCGTGCACGTGACCACCGTCCCGATGTCGCTCTCGACGCATCTGGCGGGGCAGGTGAGCTACGTGAGGGGGCTGGGCGGGGAGGTGCACGTGATCGCCTCCCCGGGGCCCGAGCTCGAGGAGTTCGGGTCCCGCGAGCACGTCTCGGTCCACGGCGTCCCCATGATCCGCGCCATCACGCCGAGCCGGGACCTGGTCGCGCTCTGGCGGCTCTGGCGGACGCTCCGCCGGCTCCGGCCCGAGATCGTCCACTCGCACACGCCCAAGGGCGGCCTGCTGGGGATGCTGGCGGCGACGCTGGCCGGGACGCCCGTGCGCGTCTACCACATCCGCGGTCTCCCCTTCGTCACCTCGACCGGGCCCCGGCGCGCGCTCCTCCGCGCGACGGAGTGGATCTCGTGCCACCTCGCCCACCGGGTGCTGGCCGTGAGCGGGTCGATGCGCGGCCTCGCGATCGCGGAGGGCTTCTGCCCGCCAGAGAAGATCGCGGTCCCGGCCTGGGGCAGCGGCAACGGCGTGGACGCGGCGGGGCGCTTCCGGCCGCAGCCCGCGCTGGTGCGGGCGCAGGCGCGGGCGCGGTGCGGGCTCCCCCGGGACGCGCTGGTCGTCGGCTTCCTGGGACGCCTCTCCCGCGACAAGGGGATCGTGGAGCTCGCCGAGGCGTGGCGCCTCGTCCGGGAGCGCCATCCGGACGCGCGGCTGATCCTGGTCGGCTGGAACGAGATGGCGGGGGTGGGCCCCGAGGTGGAGCGGGCGCTGCGCGGCGATCCGAGCGTGCACTTCACCGGGCCGGTGAAGGACACCGTCCCCCTCTACGCCGCCATGGACCTCGTCGCGCTGCCGACCTACCGCGAGGGCTTCCCGAACGTCGCGCTGGAGGCGGCGGCCATGGGGCTGCCGATCATCGCCACCCGGGTGCCGGGGTGCGTGGACGCGGTGGAGGACGGCGTGACGGGCCTGCTGGTCGAGGCGCGCGACGCGCGGGGCCTGGCCGACGCGCTCGAGCGCTACCTCTCCGACCCCGCGCTGCGCGCGCGCCACGGCGAGGCGGCCCGCCGGCGCGCGCTCTCCCGGTTCAGCCCCGGGGTGATCTGGGAGGCGGTGGTGCACGAGTACCGGTCGCTGCTGGCCGGGCGGGAGGGGGCGCGCCCATGTGCGGGATAG
- the wzy gene encoding O-antigen polysaccharide polymerase Wzy, producing the protein MRGVYTALLVALLGVTLLLPGAGGALAAAGIWLACVLVVARSHPNGLMSLACLYLVLLGLFHLGLVVPVTLHPGPGELPEWLASRHLPTALGLFSTAAVAVALGATLVPVPAREEPESHLPAEPQLFRVGRAVAALGAVLLWIGVWQLGLLSSGYDVYFERAMSEDVRFFGFGLMLFPIGLLVAAVGATPRQMAWLAAGFGLVMGPLFLSGFRGPVLVQMISLSAVWAHKDARVARRVSLIAAAAALVLIPVIRMTRNAGEEEKRDLRVGPMAVFEEAGGSIYPLVVTAEGVESGTEPLWLGRSYLFGLKRIVPNVSTRWRAPGGRVLTPSAWATLQADPWTFEHGGGIGFSGIAEPYLNFGKAGVVLFFFAVGFVIRRFDGWLERDPFRAAVGAASFGAVLWTVRNDSIELFRVLAIASLTVLAAWAVARFAAQRARAADQDWRTE; encoded by the coding sequence ATGCGAGGCGTCTACACGGCGCTGCTGGTCGCGCTGCTGGGGGTGACGCTGCTCCTGCCGGGCGCGGGAGGGGCGCTCGCGGCCGCCGGCATCTGGCTCGCCTGCGTGCTCGTGGTGGCGCGCTCGCACCCCAACGGCCTCATGTCGCTGGCCTGCCTGTACCTGGTGCTCCTGGGGCTGTTCCACCTCGGCCTCGTGGTGCCGGTGACGCTCCACCCCGGCCCCGGCGAGCTCCCGGAGTGGCTGGCGTCGCGCCACCTCCCGACGGCGCTCGGGCTGTTCTCCACCGCGGCGGTGGCGGTGGCGCTCGGGGCCACGCTCGTCCCCGTGCCGGCGCGAGAGGAGCCGGAGTCGCACCTCCCGGCGGAGCCGCAGCTGTTCCGCGTCGGTCGCGCGGTGGCCGCCCTGGGCGCGGTCCTCCTCTGGATCGGCGTCTGGCAGCTCGGGCTCCTGTCCTCGGGGTACGACGTCTACTTCGAGCGGGCCATGTCGGAGGACGTCCGCTTCTTCGGGTTCGGGCTGATGCTCTTCCCCATCGGCCTCCTGGTGGCGGCGGTGGGCGCGACGCCCCGGCAGATGGCCTGGCTCGCCGCCGGCTTCGGGCTGGTGATGGGCCCGCTCTTCCTGAGCGGCTTCCGGGGGCCGGTGCTGGTCCAGATGATCTCGCTCTCGGCGGTCTGGGCCCACAAGGACGCGCGGGTCGCCCGCCGGGTGTCGCTGATCGCCGCCGCGGCGGCGCTGGTGCTCATCCCGGTGATCCGCATGACGCGCAACGCCGGCGAGGAGGAGAAGCGCGATCTCCGGGTCGGGCCCATGGCGGTCTTCGAGGAGGCCGGCGGGTCGATCTACCCGCTGGTGGTCACGGCGGAGGGCGTGGAGAGCGGCACCGAGCCGCTCTGGCTGGGGCGGTCGTACCTGTTCGGCCTCAAGCGCATCGTGCCGAACGTCTCGACGCGGTGGCGGGCCCCGGGCGGGCGCGTGCTCACCCCGAGCGCCTGGGCCACCCTGCAGGCCGACCCCTGGACCTTCGAGCACGGCGGCGGGATCGGCTTCTCCGGCATCGCCGAGCCCTACCTCAACTTCGGCAAGGCGGGCGTGGTGCTCTTCTTCTTCGCCGTGGGCTTCGTCATCCGCCGCTTCGACGGCTGGCTGGAGCGGGATCCCTTCCGCGCCGCGGTGGGCGCCGCGAGCTTCGGCGCGGTCCTCTGGACCGTGCGCAACGACTCCATCGAGCTCTTCCGCGTGCTCGCCATCGCGAGCCTCACCGTGCTCGCGGCCTGGGCCGTGGCCCGGTTCGCGGCGCAGCGGGCGCGGGCGGCGGATCAGGACTGGAGGACCGAGTGA
- a CDS encoding DegT/DnrJ/EryC1/StrS family aminotransferase produces MPRIYLSVPHMGESEARYVADAFASNWLSTVGPNLDAFERAFSERLGRPAVALGSGTAAMHLGLRLLGVGLGDEVLVSDLTFVASVNPIRYLGAEPAFIDSDRATWMMSPALLAEALEDRARRGRLPRAVVVVHLYGQCADLDPILDACRRHDVPVLEDAAEALGATYKGRPAGSFGAVSAFSFNGNKIITTTGGGMLVAERQDQVDRARFWSTQARDPGVAYSHTDMGYNYRLSNVLAGIGRGQLQVLDERVRQRRAVAFRYRDAFADLPGLELMPQAPYGLHTNWLSCFLVDEERLGATRDQLLAALAAEDVEARPVWKPMHLQPLYRECACQGGEVAADLYRRGICLPSSSSLSSPEQDRVIDLVRRAVRHANGQ; encoded by the coding sequence ATGCCGCGCATCTACCTGTCCGTTCCCCACATGGGCGAGTCCGAGGCGCGCTACGTGGCCGACGCCTTCGCCTCCAACTGGCTCTCCACCGTCGGGCCGAACCTCGACGCCTTCGAGCGCGCCTTCTCGGAGCGGCTCGGCCGGCCGGCGGTGGCGCTCGGCAGCGGCACCGCGGCGATGCACCTCGGGCTGCGGCTCCTCGGCGTCGGGCTGGGGGACGAGGTGCTGGTCTCCGACCTCACCTTCGTCGCGAGCGTGAACCCGATCCGCTACCTCGGCGCGGAGCCCGCCTTCATCGACAGCGACCGCGCCACCTGGATGATGAGCCCGGCGCTGCTCGCCGAGGCGCTCGAGGACCGCGCGCGCCGCGGCCGGCTCCCTCGCGCGGTGGTGGTGGTCCACCTCTACGGGCAGTGCGCCGACCTCGACCCGATCCTCGACGCCTGCCGCCGCCACGACGTGCCGGTGCTCGAGGACGCGGCCGAGGCGCTCGGGGCCACGTACAAGGGCCGGCCGGCCGGCTCCTTCGGCGCGGTGTCGGCCTTCTCGTTCAACGGCAACAAGATCATCACCACCACCGGCGGCGGGATGCTGGTGGCGGAGCGGCAGGACCAGGTGGATCGCGCGCGCTTCTGGTCCACGCAGGCGCGGGATCCGGGCGTGGCGTACTCGCACACCGACATGGGCTACAACTACCGCCTGTCGAACGTGCTCGCGGGGATCGGCCGCGGGCAGCTCCAGGTGCTGGACGAGCGCGTCCGGCAGCGGCGGGCCGTCGCCTTCCGCTACCGCGACGCCTTCGCCGACCTGCCCGGCCTCGAGCTCATGCCGCAGGCGCCCTACGGCCTGCACACCAACTGGCTCTCCTGCTTCCTCGTGGACGAGGAGCGGCTCGGCGCCACCCGCGACCAGCTGCTCGCGGCGCTCGCCGCCGAGGACGTCGAGGCGCGGCCGGTCTGGAAGCCGATGCACCTGCAGCCCCTCTACCGCGAGTGCGCGTGCCAGGGCGGTGAGGTCGCGGCGGATCTCTACCGCCGGGGGATCTGCCTGCCGAGCTCGAGCAGCCTCTCGTCGCCCGAGCAGGACCGGGTGATCGACCTCGTCCGGCGCGCGGTCCGGCACGCAAACGGGCAGTAG
- a CDS encoding lipid II:glycine glycyltransferase FemX has translation MTWELKRLEPATFDAVTAELGGAHVFQSAGWARVRERSGWRPHFLGVAGDDGFHAALLCLEKRRYGLSVVQLPRGPVLRPGAGRPQALESALQGIRALARERLAAYVKITPDLGAAESWAGLVLSSAGARPSPSPSVHVATLRIDLTAPEAQLLARMESRTRYAIRKAQEAGVEVLRGREAGLLEEFEALYRETCRRVGIPGVPARTVADMVSEGLARIYLARHQGVATSGALILCHGRWAWYLLGGSRRGVKHTGAELLHWTAMRDLRAEGAQVYDLQGIPPAPDKEDPAYGVYLFKRGFGGTRFDLLGEFDLGSPRFVAGLGARAMSTLSAVRASSWRPWTPRS, from the coding sequence ATGACGTGGGAGCTGAAGCGGCTCGAGCCGGCCACCTTCGACGCGGTCACCGCGGAGCTCGGCGGCGCGCACGTGTTCCAGTCGGCGGGCTGGGCGCGGGTGCGCGAGCGCTCCGGCTGGCGCCCGCACTTCCTCGGCGTGGCCGGCGACGACGGCTTCCACGCGGCGCTGCTCTGCCTCGAGAAGCGCCGGTACGGCCTCTCGGTGGTGCAGCTGCCGCGCGGCCCCGTGCTGCGGCCCGGGGCGGGGCGCCCCCAGGCGCTCGAGAGCGCGCTCCAGGGCATCCGGGCGCTGGCCCGCGAGCGGCTCGCCGCCTACGTGAAGATCACGCCGGACCTCGGCGCCGCGGAGTCGTGGGCCGGCCTCGTCCTCTCGTCCGCGGGGGCCCGGCCGTCGCCTTCTCCCTCGGTCCACGTGGCGACCCTGCGGATCGATCTGACCGCGCCCGAGGCCCAGCTGCTGGCCCGGATGGAGAGCCGCACCCGCTACGCCATCCGCAAGGCGCAGGAGGCCGGCGTGGAGGTCCTCCGCGGCCGGGAGGCCGGGCTGCTCGAGGAGTTCGAGGCGCTCTACCGGGAGACCTGCCGCCGGGTGGGGATCCCGGGGGTGCCGGCGCGCACGGTCGCCGACATGGTCTCGGAGGGCCTCGCCCGGATCTACCTGGCGCGCCACCAGGGCGTCGCCACGAGCGGCGCCCTGATCCTGTGCCACGGCCGCTGGGCCTGGTACCTGCTGGGCGGCTCGCGCCGGGGCGTGAAGCACACGGGGGCCGAGCTGCTCCACTGGACCGCGATGCGGGACCTCCGGGCCGAGGGCGCGCAGGTTTACGACCTCCAGGGCATCCCGCCGGCGCCGGACAAGGAGGACCCGGCCTACGGCGTCTACCTGTTCAAGCGGGGCTTCGGGGGGACGCGGTTCGACCTCCTGGGCGAGTTCGACCTGGGCTCGCCCCGGTTCGTGGCGGGGCTCGGGGCGCGGGCGATGTCCACCCTCTCGGCCGTGAGGGCCTCTTCGTGGCGACCCTGGACCCCGCGCAGCTAG
- a CDS encoding SDR family oxidoreductase: MSSRYPQLLEQLRSRPSCWLVTGGAGFIGSHLVERLLGLGQRVRVLDDFSTGRERNLELVRQAVGEEASARLEVLRGDIRDPRACDAAAEGAQVVLHQAALGSVPRSIAHPEATHEVNVSGFVQVLQAARRAGIRRLVYASSSSVYGDSPALPKVEEAVGRPLSPYAASKACDELYAAAFARCYGLELVGLRYFNVFGPRQDPAGPYAAVIPRWFEALLSGRAVEVFGDGETSRDFCYVQNVVQANLLAACVEAPESLGRAYNVAVGRRTTLNELFVAIRDHVARLRPELAAVQPVHREFRPGDVRHSLADVGAARALLGYEPTHDVAQGLREAADWYLSPEGHAAPAAPGAAREGAA; the protein is encoded by the coding sequence ATGTCGAGTCGCTATCCCCAACTGCTCGAGCAGCTCCGGTCCCGCCCCTCCTGCTGGCTCGTGACCGGCGGCGCGGGGTTCATCGGCTCGCACCTGGTGGAGCGCCTCCTCGGGCTGGGGCAGCGGGTGCGCGTGCTCGACGATTTCTCGACCGGGCGCGAGCGGAACCTCGAGCTGGTGCGCCAGGCCGTGGGCGAGGAGGCCTCCGCCCGCCTCGAGGTCCTCCGCGGCGACATCCGCGACCCGCGCGCCTGCGACGCGGCCGCGGAGGGAGCCCAGGTCGTCCTGCACCAGGCGGCGCTCGGCTCGGTGCCCCGCTCCATCGCCCACCCCGAGGCGACCCACGAGGTGAACGTCTCGGGCTTCGTCCAGGTGCTGCAGGCCGCGCGGCGGGCGGGGATCCGCCGGCTCGTGTACGCGAGCTCGAGCTCGGTGTACGGCGACAGCCCGGCGCTCCCCAAGGTCGAGGAGGCCGTGGGGCGGCCGCTCTCGCCCTACGCGGCCTCCAAGGCGTGCGACGAGCTCTACGCGGCGGCGTTCGCGCGCTGCTACGGGCTCGAGCTCGTCGGGCTCCGCTACTTCAACGTCTTCGGGCCCAGGCAGGATCCCGCCGGCCCCTACGCGGCCGTCATCCCGAGGTGGTTCGAGGCGCTCCTCTCCGGGCGGGCGGTGGAGGTCTTCGGCGACGGCGAGACCAGCCGCGACTTCTGCTACGTGCAGAACGTGGTCCAGGCGAACCTGCTGGCCGCCTGCGTGGAGGCCCCCGAGTCCCTCGGCCGGGCGTACAACGTGGCCGTCGGGCGACGGACCACGCTCAACGAGCTCTTCGTGGCCATCCGGGACCACGTGGCGCGGCTCCGCCCGGAGCTCGCGGCGGTCCAGCCGGTCCACCGGGAGTTCCGGCCCGGGGACGTCCGCCATTCGCTCGCCGACGTCGGCGCGGCGCGGGCGCTGCTCGGGTACGAGCCCACGCACGACGTGGCGCAGGGGCTGCGCGAGGCGGCCGACTGGTACCTCTCGCCCGAGGGGCACGCCGCTCCGGCCGCGCCCGGGGCCGCCCGCGAGGGCGCCGCGTGA
- the asnB gene encoding asparagine synthase (glutamine-hydrolyzing), which translates to MLGRSALLEQAEVEPELAGALAHRGPDSFGQWRDGRRLMLLHWRLAVIDLSEAGRQPMTSRDGRWVLCYNGEVYNYALLAQDVERAAARDPAAPPGGFWRGHSDSEVIVEGCARFGPGFLQRLDGMYALALFDTRERTLYLARDPAGIKPLYVHQRPDLLLFASEAKVFFHVPEFRGELDATGLNGYLRYGHAYDGAHVLGGVRQLEPGELLTCRLEEGGAVRVESSRLRPRPTWRPVARSDREAARALRDLLGKVVERQLVADVPVGVLLSGGVDSSILTALTARLLGPGRTMAFTLGYPGMGQDFDEVAYARRVARHLGVRHHVYEARSDDLVRDLEQLVWHYDEPFADAAGLNVFLLSRDIRRYVTVALAGEGADELFGGYRRYQLEQAFRAAGPLGAVASWVARTLELPRLPKLPRRAQVLLRVLACPDAASRYSGYLQSGVSAAALLRPEWRRALGVHPRIVEGCQDGRREGVVSRLCLVDQQFWLPTTYLEKSDKAAMAHSLEIRVPYLDDEVVEFANSLPDRQRIRGVARKWLLREAFGDLLPGEVFRRFKRGFGVPVARWLRGELRAYYADRVLSPAARVARYLETGRLEQLYREHLRGEQDRSFVLWQCLVLELWLRHFEQGFQSAAPPRARAGVA; encoded by the coding sequence GTGCTCGGTCGCTCGGCGCTGCTGGAGCAGGCCGAGGTGGAGCCGGAGCTCGCCGGCGCCCTGGCGCACCGCGGGCCCGACAGCTTCGGGCAGTGGCGGGACGGGCGCCGGCTGATGCTGCTCCACTGGCGCCTGGCGGTGATCGACCTGAGCGAGGCGGGGCGCCAGCCGATGACCTCGCGGGATGGCCGCTGGGTCCTCTGCTACAACGGCGAGGTCTACAACTACGCCCTGCTGGCCCAGGACGTGGAGCGCGCGGCGGCGCGCGACCCGGCCGCGCCCCCGGGCGGCTTCTGGCGCGGCCACTCCGACAGCGAGGTGATCGTCGAGGGCTGCGCCCGCTTCGGCCCCGGCTTCCTCCAGCGGCTGGACGGCATGTACGCCCTGGCGCTCTTCGACACTCGCGAGCGGACGCTCTACCTCGCGCGGGACCCGGCCGGCATCAAGCCGCTCTACGTCCACCAGCGCCCCGACCTGCTCCTCTTCGCCTCCGAGGCGAAGGTCTTCTTCCACGTCCCCGAGTTCAGGGGCGAGCTCGACGCGACCGGCCTGAACGGCTACCTGCGATACGGGCACGCGTACGACGGCGCGCACGTGCTCGGGGGAGTGCGCCAGCTCGAGCCGGGGGAGCTGCTGACCTGCCGGCTGGAGGAGGGCGGCGCGGTGCGCGTCGAGTCCTCCCGGCTCCGCCCGAGGCCCACCTGGCGGCCGGTCGCGCGGAGCGATCGCGAGGCGGCCCGCGCGCTGCGGGACCTGCTCGGCAAGGTGGTGGAGCGCCAGCTCGTCGCCGACGTCCCCGTGGGCGTGCTGCTCAGCGGCGGCGTCGACTCCTCGATCCTGACCGCCCTGACCGCGCGGCTCCTGGGGCCCGGGCGCACCATGGCCTTCACCCTCGGCTATCCGGGGATGGGCCAGGACTTCGACGAGGTCGCGTACGCGAGGCGGGTGGCGCGGCACCTCGGGGTCCGGCACCACGTCTACGAGGCGAGGTCGGACGACCTGGTGCGGGACCTGGAGCAGCTGGTCTGGCACTACGACGAGCCGTTCGCCGACGCGGCGGGGCTGAACGTGTTCCTGCTGAGCCGCGACATCCGCCGGTACGTCACGGTCGCGCTGGCGGGGGAGGGGGCCGACGAGCTGTTCGGCGGCTACCGGCGCTACCAGCTCGAGCAGGCGTTCCGCGCGGCGGGGCCGCTCGGGGCGGTCGCGAGCTGGGTGGCGCGGACCCTCGAGCTCCCGCGGCTCCCGAAGCTGCCCCGCCGGGCCCAGGTCCTCCTCCGCGTGCTGGCCTGCCCGGACGCCGCCTCGCGGTACTCGGGGTACCTGCAGAGCGGCGTCTCGGCGGCCGCCCTGCTGCGGCCCGAGTGGCGGCGCGCGCTCGGCGTCCACCCCCGGATCGTGGAGGGCTGCCAGGACGGGCGCCGGGAGGGCGTGGTGAGCCGGCTGTGCCTCGTGGACCAGCAGTTCTGGCTGCCCACCACCTACCTCGAGAAGTCCGACAAGGCGGCCATGGCGCACAGCCTCGAGATCCGGGTGCCCTACCTGGACGACGAGGTGGTCGAGTTCGCCAACTCGCTCCCCGACCGGCAGCGGATCCGCGGCGTCGCGCGCAAGTGGCTCCTGCGCGAGGCGTTCGGCGACCTGCTGCCGGGCGAGGTCTTCCGGCGGTTCAAGCGCGGGTTCGGCGTCCCGGTCGCGCGCTGGCTCCGCGGCGAGCTGCGCGCGTACTACGCGGACCGGGTGCTGTCGCCGGCGGCGCGGGTGGCCCGCTACCTCGAGACGGGGCGGCTCGAGCAGCTCTACCGGGAGCACCTGCGGGGCGAGCAGGACCGCTCGTTCGTGCTCTGGCAGTGCCTCGTCCTCGAGCTCTGGCTCCGCCACTTCGAGCAGGGCTTCCAATCGGCGGCGCCCCCGCGGGCGAGGGCCGGCGTGGCCTGA
- a CDS encoding polysaccharide deacetylase family protein — protein MIEDVRRPRDTVILAYHRVNEVRPDALSVRTSELRRQLSYLLDAGYRNLSLEELSRRLRRERPPRERCFAITFDDGYRDGLTDALPVLRELGCTATFFLTADYLGSGRPFPWDEGKFPALGPLDLALDDREVGALLEAGMSIGSHTCSHPLLATVPLARARDEIERSKAVLEARFGVPVRTFCYPAGSLNDAVVECVAQAGYVAGVVTPPRPGIRETLFTLRRVGVYQGSTLGRFRLRVHPLWSRLRDAAWELRGAAGGGGRAAEGRS, from the coding sequence GTGATCGAGGACGTCCGCAGGCCGAGGGACACCGTGATCCTGGCCTATCACCGGGTGAACGAGGTCCGCCCGGACGCGCTGAGCGTCCGGACCTCCGAGCTGCGCCGGCAGCTCTCCTACCTGCTCGACGCGGGGTACCGGAACCTCTCGCTGGAGGAGCTGAGCCGGAGGCTCCGCCGCGAGCGGCCGCCGCGCGAGCGGTGCTTCGCCATCACCTTCGACGACGGCTACCGGGACGGCCTCACCGACGCGCTGCCCGTCCTGCGGGAGCTGGGCTGCACCGCCACCTTCTTCCTCACCGCCGACTACCTCGGCAGCGGCCGGCCCTTCCCCTGGGACGAGGGCAAGTTCCCGGCGCTCGGGCCGCTCGATCTCGCGCTCGACGACCGGGAGGTGGGCGCGCTGCTCGAGGCGGGGATGTCGATCGGATCCCACACCTGCAGCCACCCGCTGCTCGCGACCGTGCCGCTGGCGCGCGCCCGCGACGAGATCGAGCGCTCCAAGGCGGTGCTGGAGGCGCGGTTCGGGGTGCCGGTGCGGACCTTCTGCTACCCGGCGGGGAGCCTGAACGACGCGGTCGTCGAGTGCGTGGCGCAGGCCGGGTACGTGGCCGGGGTGGTCACGCCGCCGCGCCCCGGGATCCGCGAGACCCTGTTCACGCTCCGGCGGGTCGGCGTCTACCAGGGCTCGACCCTCGGACGCTTCCGGCTCAGGGTCCACCCGCTCTGGTCGCGCCTCCGGGACGCCGCCTGGGAGCTGCGGGGCGCGGCCGGCGGCGGCGGGCGCGCGGCGGAAGGTCGATCATGA